One segment of Larus michahellis chromosome 14, bLarMic1.1, whole genome shotgun sequence DNA contains the following:
- the SYNGR2 gene encoding synaptogyrin-2, with the protein MEGGGGGGAYGAAKAGGAFDLARFVQQPQVLARIASAVFALIVFSCLVGEGYTNSPSSPQLFCIFNRNEDACRYGIGIGILAFLACIFFFMVDIYFPQISNATDRKYLVLADLGFSGLWTFLWFIGFCFLTNQWAWTPAGDVHIGADSARAAITFSFFSVFSWGLLITFAYKRYKMGVEDFARSYVDPSPEVPTPYSSYPNISHDSYQQPPFTHTAEGPEGYQPPPVY; encoded by the exons ATGgagggcggcggaggcggcggagcGTACGGGGCGGCCAAGGCCGGCGGTGCCTTCGATCTGGCACGTTTCGTGCAACAGCCGCAGGTCCTGGCACGGATCGCCAGCGCG GTTTTCGCCCTGATCGTTTTCTCCTGCCTGGTTGGGGAGGGTTACACCAACtcgcccagctccccccagctctTCTGCATCTTCAACCGCAACGAGGACGCCTGCCGCTACGGCATCGGCATCGGCATCCTGGCCTTCCTCGCCTGCATCTTCTTCTTCATGGTGGATATCTACTTCCCCCAGATCAGCAACGCCACCGACCGCAAGTACCTGGTCTTGGCGGACCTCGGCTTCTCAG GTCTCTGGACCTTCCTGTGGTTCATCGGCTTTTGTTTCTTGACCAACCAGTGGGCCTGGACGCCAGCTGGGGACGTGCACATTGGGGCTGACTCGGCCCGTGCCGCCATCACCTTCAGCTTCTTCTCCGTCTTCTCCTGG GGCCTCCTGATCACCTTTGCCTACAAGAGGTACAAGATGGGGGTGGAGGACTTTGCTCGCAGCTACGTGGACCCCAGCCCGGAGGTTCCGACTCCCTACTCCAGCTACCCCAACATCAGCCACGACAGCTACCAGCAGCCGCCCTTCACCCACACGGCAGAAGGCCCGGAGGGCTATCAGCCGCCGCCAGTGTACTGA
- the TMC6 gene encoding transmembrane channel-like protein 6 isoform X1, producing the protein MSRPPSFTLRVSEDTGSDGQEPSPDNEGALHTSFHQLILEQSSLVEAGLELEMQARGREHLSHLASPDACATAWLEPGQGEQHPGYSSTTLRILASMPSRTIGRSRGAIISQYYNRTSRLRRRSSRPPLQQLCRAARPSLRQYDLETDPAMATLEDKRSLLVKELLSLSPSQRSHMLLTVPLNLAEKRTLRWELSGQRGPLQQHAQHRASSSPCGRSKDYIVLGCRGLWYRLLSLLSAAQPWHYALKQIGGRFGSSVLSYFIFLKTLLMFNIFSLLILLVFVVALQAAYPPASVNPQPFTGLELLTGAGYFTHSLLYYGYYSNITLNDPCASSPDSSVCPLAAPLLPYNMPLAYVFSVGVSFLITCILLVYSMSRSFGESYRVGSSMGNLAVKVFCAWDFKVIQRRSVKLQCENIRTQLKELLAEQRSRSRSLSLCQRLRHTAVLFLAWALSLSTVLGCVLAVRYFSEHMHTVHQDHRARGSGERQQEAVLLVLPLVVSLLNALMPHLYNLLAMWEKQESPVVEVYVAICRNLILKMVVLGLLCYQWLSRRVVCSTEECWETCVGQDLYRFVVMDFIFTLLDTLFGELIWRLILEKRLKRKQRPEFDIARNVLELIYGQTLTWLGVLFAPLLPAVQTLKLVLLFYIKKTSLMQNCQSPSKPWQASHMSTVFISLLCFPSFLGAAIFLSYTIWSVRPSETCGPFQGLETIYKSGKTWVQLLEKSNPNITWFAWVHQYLVENTSLLFFVSGVLLAVIYFNIQVVRGQRRIIRLLKEQIANEGEDKIFLIQKLHSIYEQRERRA; encoded by the exons ATGTCCCGGCCGCCCTCCTTCACCCTCCGCGTCTCTGAGGACACCGGGAGCGATGG ccaggAGCCGAGCCCGGACAACGAGGGAGCCCTGCACACGTCCTTCCACCAGCTCatcctggagcagagcagcttggtggaggCGGGTCTGGAGCTGGAGATGCAGGCGAGGGGCAGAG AGCACCTGTCACATCTGGCTTCCCCGGACGCCTGTGCCACGGCCTGGCTGGAGCCCGGGCAGGGCGAGCAGCACCCTGGCTACTCCTCCACCACCCTGCGGATCCTCGCTAGCATGCCCAGCCGCACCATCG GCCGCAGCCGCGGGGCCATCATCTCCCAGTACTACAACCGCACGTCCCGGCTGCGGCGCCGGAGCAGCCGCCCgcctctgcagcagctctgccgcgCGGCACGGCCCAGCCTGCGGCAGTATGACCTGGAGACTGACCCTGCCATGGCCACACTGGAAG ACAAGCGCAGCCTGCTggtgaaggagctgctgagccTCTCGCCCAGCCAGCGCAGCCACATGCTGCTCACTGTGCCCCTCAACCTGGCAGAGAAACGCACCCTCCG GTGGGAGCTGAGCGGGCAGAGGGGCCCCTTGCAGCAGCACGCCCAGCACCGGgcatcctcctctccctgcgGCCGGTCCAAGGACTACATTGTCCTC ggctgccgggGGCTCTGGTaccggctcctctccctgctctccgcTGCGCAGCCCTGGCACTACGCCCTGAAGCAGATCGGCGGCCGCTTTGGTTCCAGTGTCCTCTCCTACTTCATCTTCCTCAAGACACTCTTGATGTTCAACATCTTTTCACTCCTCATCCTCTTGGTCTTTGTGGTGGCCCTGCAGGCTGCGTATCCCCCTGCCTCGGTCAACCCCCAGCCCTTCACCGGCCTCGAGCTCCTCACAGGAGCG GGCTACTTCACTCACTCGCTGCTGTACTACGGCTACTACAGCAACATCACACTTAATGACCCCTGCGCCTCCAGCCCCGACAGCAGCGTGTGCCCCCTTGCAGCCCCCCTGCTCCCATACAACATGCCGCTGGCGTACGTGTTCAGCGTTGGTGTCTCCTTCCTCATCACCTGCATCCTGCTGGTGTACAG CATGTCCCGCTCCTTCGGGGAGAGCTACCGCGTGGGCAGCTCCATGGGCAACCTGGCTGTCAAAGTCTTCTGTGCCTGGGACTTCAAGGTGATCCAGAGGCGCTCGGTGAAGCTGCAGTGTGAGAACATCCGCACCCAGCTGAAG gagctgctggcGGAGCAGCGTTCCCGCTCCCGCTCCCTGAGCCTCTGCCAGCGCCTGCGACACACGGCTGTGCTGTTCCTGGCCTGGGCCCTCTCGCTGAGCACGGTGCTGGGCTGCGTGTTGGCTGTGCGCTACTTCTCGGAGCACATGCACACG GTTCATCAGGACCACCGCGCGCGGGGCAGTGGCGAGCGGCAGCAGGAAGCCGTCCTGCTGGTCCTGCCCCTCGTGGTGTCCCTCCTCAACGCGCTGATGCCCCACCTGTACAACTTGCTGGCCATGTGGGAGAAGCAGGAGTCCCCTGTGGTAGAGGTCTACGTGGCGATCTGCAG GAACCTCATTCTGAAGATGGTGGTCCTCGGCCTGCTCTGCTACCAGTGGCTCAGCCGGAGAGTCGTCTGCTCGACAGAAGAG TGCTGGGAGACGTGTGTGGGGCAGGACCTGTATCGCTTTGTGGTGATGGATTTCATATTCaccctgctggacacactcttcgGGGAGCTGATCTGGAG GCTGATCTTGGAGAAGAGGCTGAAGAGGAAGCAGAGACCTGAGTTTGACATTGCCCGAAACGTGCTGGAGCTGATCTACGGGCAGACCCTGACCTG gCTGGGTGTTCTCTTCGCTCCACTCCTGCCGGCTGTGCAGACACTGAAGCTGGTGCTGCTGTTCTATATCAAAAAG ACCAGCCTGATGCAGAACTGCCAGtcccccagcaagccctggcaAGCGTCTCACATGAGCACCGTCTTCATCAGCCTGCTGTGCTTCCCGTCCTTCCTGGGTGCAGCCATCTTCCTCTCCTACACCATCTGGTC GGTGCGGCCATCAGAAACCTGCGGTCCCTTCCAGGGGCTGGAAACCATCTACAAATCAGGGAAGACCTGGGTGCAATTGCTGGAGAAGTCCAACCCGAACATCACCTGGTTTGCCTGGGTCCACCAGTACCTGGTGGAGAACACCTCCCTCCTGTTCTTCGTGTCCGGGGTCTTGCT AGCTGTGATCTACTTCAACATCCAGGTGGTGAGAGGCCAGCGGAGGATCATCCGCCTGCTGAAGGAGCAGATCGCCAAT GAGGgggaagataaaatatttctcattcagAAGCTTCACTCCATTTACGAGCAGAGGGAGAGACGCGCCTGA
- the TK1 gene encoding thymidine kinase, cytosolic isoform X1 — MNCLTVPGVHPGSPSRPRGQIQVIFGPMFSGKSTELMRRVRRFQLAQYRCLLVKYAKDTRYSVSGVSTHDKSTMEALPACLLMDVYQEALGSAVIGIDEGQFFPDIVEFCEMMANAGKTVIVAALDGTFQRKAFGSILNLVPLAESVVKLNAVCMECYREASYTKRLGAEREVEVIGGADKYHSVCRACYFRKRPQQTGLENKENVPMGVKQLDVAASRKIFAS, encoded by the exons GTGATCTTCGGCCCCATGTTCTCCGGGAAGAG CACGGAGCTCATGCGGCGGGTGCGGCGGTTCCAGCTGGCTCAGTACCGGTGCCTCCTGGTGAAGTACGCCAAGGACACGCGCTACTCCGTCTCTGGCGTCTCCACACATGACAA GAGCACCATGGAGGCCCTGCCAGCCTGCCTCCTCATGGACGTGTACCAGGAGGCGCTGGGCTCTGCCGTCATCGGCATCGACGAGGGCCAATTT TTCCCAGACATCGTGGAGTTCTGTGAGATGATGGCAAATGCTGGGAAAACCGTCATCGTTGCTGCTCTTGATGGGACTTTCCAGAGAAAG GCTTTCGGGAGCATCCTGAACCTCGTCCCACTGGCAGAGAGTGTGGTGAAGCTGAATGCCGTGTGCATGGAGTGCTACCGAGAAGCCTCCTACACAAAGAGGCTGGGAGCAGAAAGGGAG GTTGAAGTGATTGGAGGAGCAGACAAGTACCACTCTGTCTGCCGAGCCTGCTACTTCCGCAAGCGGCCTCAGCAGACTGGGTTGGAAAACAAGGAGAATGTGCCCATGGGGGTGAAGCAGCTGGACGTGGCTGCCTCACGGAAGATCTTTGCTTCTTGA
- the TMC6 gene encoding transmembrane channel-like protein 6 isoform X2, whose product MQARGREHLSHLASPDACATAWLEPGQGEQHPGYSSTTLRILASMPSRTIGRSRGAIISQYYNRTSRLRRRSSRPPLQQLCRAARPSLRQYDLETDPAMATLEDKRSLLVKELLSLSPSQRSHMLLTVPLNLAEKRTLRWELSGQRGPLQQHAQHRASSSPCGRSKDYIVLGCRGLWYRLLSLLSAAQPWHYALKQIGGRFGSSVLSYFIFLKTLLMFNIFSLLILLVFVVALQAAYPPASVNPQPFTGLELLTGAGYFTHSLLYYGYYSNITLNDPCASSPDSSVCPLAAPLLPYNMPLAYVFSVGVSFLITCILLVYSMSRSFGESYRVGSSMGNLAVKVFCAWDFKVIQRRSVKLQCENIRTQLKELLAEQRSRSRSLSLCQRLRHTAVLFLAWALSLSTVLGCVLAVRYFSEHMHTVHQDHRARGSGERQQEAVLLVLPLVVSLLNALMPHLYNLLAMWEKQESPVVEVYVAICRNLILKMVVLGLLCYQWLSRRVVCSTEECWETCVGQDLYRFVVMDFIFTLLDTLFGELIWRLILEKRLKRKQRPEFDIARNVLELIYGQTLTWLGVLFAPLLPAVQTLKLVLLFYIKKTSLMQNCQSPSKPWQASHMSTVFISLLCFPSFLGAAIFLSYTIWSVRPSETCGPFQGLETIYKSGKTWVQLLEKSNPNITWFAWVHQYLVENTSLLFFVSGVLLAVIYFNIQVVRGQRRIIRLLKEQIANEGEDKIFLIQKLHSIYEQRERRA is encoded by the exons ATGCAGGCGAGGGGCAGAG AGCACCTGTCACATCTGGCTTCCCCGGACGCCTGTGCCACGGCCTGGCTGGAGCCCGGGCAGGGCGAGCAGCACCCTGGCTACTCCTCCACCACCCTGCGGATCCTCGCTAGCATGCCCAGCCGCACCATCG GCCGCAGCCGCGGGGCCATCATCTCCCAGTACTACAACCGCACGTCCCGGCTGCGGCGCCGGAGCAGCCGCCCgcctctgcagcagctctgccgcgCGGCACGGCCCAGCCTGCGGCAGTATGACCTGGAGACTGACCCTGCCATGGCCACACTGGAAG ACAAGCGCAGCCTGCTggtgaaggagctgctgagccTCTCGCCCAGCCAGCGCAGCCACATGCTGCTCACTGTGCCCCTCAACCTGGCAGAGAAACGCACCCTCCG GTGGGAGCTGAGCGGGCAGAGGGGCCCCTTGCAGCAGCACGCCCAGCACCGGgcatcctcctctccctgcgGCCGGTCCAAGGACTACATTGTCCTC ggctgccgggGGCTCTGGTaccggctcctctccctgctctccgcTGCGCAGCCCTGGCACTACGCCCTGAAGCAGATCGGCGGCCGCTTTGGTTCCAGTGTCCTCTCCTACTTCATCTTCCTCAAGACACTCTTGATGTTCAACATCTTTTCACTCCTCATCCTCTTGGTCTTTGTGGTGGCCCTGCAGGCTGCGTATCCCCCTGCCTCGGTCAACCCCCAGCCCTTCACCGGCCTCGAGCTCCTCACAGGAGCG GGCTACTTCACTCACTCGCTGCTGTACTACGGCTACTACAGCAACATCACACTTAATGACCCCTGCGCCTCCAGCCCCGACAGCAGCGTGTGCCCCCTTGCAGCCCCCCTGCTCCCATACAACATGCCGCTGGCGTACGTGTTCAGCGTTGGTGTCTCCTTCCTCATCACCTGCATCCTGCTGGTGTACAG CATGTCCCGCTCCTTCGGGGAGAGCTACCGCGTGGGCAGCTCCATGGGCAACCTGGCTGTCAAAGTCTTCTGTGCCTGGGACTTCAAGGTGATCCAGAGGCGCTCGGTGAAGCTGCAGTGTGAGAACATCCGCACCCAGCTGAAG gagctgctggcGGAGCAGCGTTCCCGCTCCCGCTCCCTGAGCCTCTGCCAGCGCCTGCGACACACGGCTGTGCTGTTCCTGGCCTGGGCCCTCTCGCTGAGCACGGTGCTGGGCTGCGTGTTGGCTGTGCGCTACTTCTCGGAGCACATGCACACG GTTCATCAGGACCACCGCGCGCGGGGCAGTGGCGAGCGGCAGCAGGAAGCCGTCCTGCTGGTCCTGCCCCTCGTGGTGTCCCTCCTCAACGCGCTGATGCCCCACCTGTACAACTTGCTGGCCATGTGGGAGAAGCAGGAGTCCCCTGTGGTAGAGGTCTACGTGGCGATCTGCAG GAACCTCATTCTGAAGATGGTGGTCCTCGGCCTGCTCTGCTACCAGTGGCTCAGCCGGAGAGTCGTCTGCTCGACAGAAGAG TGCTGGGAGACGTGTGTGGGGCAGGACCTGTATCGCTTTGTGGTGATGGATTTCATATTCaccctgctggacacactcttcgGGGAGCTGATCTGGAG GCTGATCTTGGAGAAGAGGCTGAAGAGGAAGCAGAGACCTGAGTTTGACATTGCCCGAAACGTGCTGGAGCTGATCTACGGGCAGACCCTGACCTG gCTGGGTGTTCTCTTCGCTCCACTCCTGCCGGCTGTGCAGACACTGAAGCTGGTGCTGCTGTTCTATATCAAAAAG ACCAGCCTGATGCAGAACTGCCAGtcccccagcaagccctggcaAGCGTCTCACATGAGCACCGTCTTCATCAGCCTGCTGTGCTTCCCGTCCTTCCTGGGTGCAGCCATCTTCCTCTCCTACACCATCTGGTC GGTGCGGCCATCAGAAACCTGCGGTCCCTTCCAGGGGCTGGAAACCATCTACAAATCAGGGAAGACCTGGGTGCAATTGCTGGAGAAGTCCAACCCGAACATCACCTGGTTTGCCTGGGTCCACCAGTACCTGGTGGAGAACACCTCCCTCCTGTTCTTCGTGTCCGGGGTCTTGCT AGCTGTGATCTACTTCAACATCCAGGTGGTGAGAGGCCAGCGGAGGATCATCCGCCTGCTGAAGGAGCAGATCGCCAAT GAGGgggaagataaaatatttctcattcagAAGCTTCACTCCATTTACGAGCAGAGGGAGAGACGCGCCTGA
- the TK1 gene encoding thymidine kinase, cytosolic isoform X2: MRRVRRFQLAQYRCLLVKYAKDTRYSVSGVSTHDKSTMEALPACLLMDVYQEALGSAVIGIDEGQFFPDIVEFCEMMANAGKTVIVAALDGTFQRKAFGSILNLVPLAESVVKLNAVCMECYREASYTKRLGAEREVEVIGGADKYHSVCRACYFRKRPQQTGLENKENVPMGVKQLDVAASRKIFAS; this comes from the exons ATGCGGCGGGTGCGGCGGTTCCAGCTGGCTCAGTACCGGTGCCTCCTGGTGAAGTACGCCAAGGACACGCGCTACTCCGTCTCTGGCGTCTCCACACATGACAA GAGCACCATGGAGGCCCTGCCAGCCTGCCTCCTCATGGACGTGTACCAGGAGGCGCTGGGCTCTGCCGTCATCGGCATCGACGAGGGCCAATTT TTCCCAGACATCGTGGAGTTCTGTGAGATGATGGCAAATGCTGGGAAAACCGTCATCGTTGCTGCTCTTGATGGGACTTTCCAGAGAAAG GCTTTCGGGAGCATCCTGAACCTCGTCCCACTGGCAGAGAGTGTGGTGAAGCTGAATGCCGTGTGCATGGAGTGCTACCGAGAAGCCTCCTACACAAAGAGGCTGGGAGCAGAAAGGGAG GTTGAAGTGATTGGAGGAGCAGACAAGTACCACTCTGTCTGCCGAGCCTGCTACTTCCGCAAGCGGCCTCAGCAGACTGGGTTGGAAAACAAGGAGAATGTGCCCATGGGGGTGAAGCAGCTGGACGTGGCTGCCTCACGGAAGATCTTTGCTTCTTGA